The following are encoded in a window of Onthophagus taurus isolate NC chromosome 3, IU_Otau_3.0, whole genome shotgun sequence genomic DNA:
- the LOC111421366 gene encoding nuclear receptor subfamily 2 group E member 1-like, giving the protein MVSVMESSLVKPTTPPASSRILDIPCKVCGDFSSGKHYNIFACDGCAGFFKRSIRRNRQYVCKARDEGSCVINKLQRNQCRACRLAKCQAVGMNKDAVQHERGPRNSTLRRQQIAAQLFGENRERFGLIPNSPHSPLDLALPKPTPIPGIPPPLGVFPHFSPFAFPRFFPPIPAFLPPTLLPPTSPSEWAANIVLETIKWSKTLRDFIALPKSDQCLLLEESWRDLFLLSASLCPFSFDVNFLVEESGYKERNPDSLPRFVQNVKDFIDILRSIAQFQLDHTEYLHIRSFILFKTNFDKNSSSSISSGESKSLIRVDLVSSSQDQSQLDLSKHVSLVHPSQPTRFGRLLMLIPSLKNISVETIEELFFRNARNGPLHIDSVIRDMYKDRNDNVLKSDY; this is encoded by the exons ATGGTGTCAGTTATGGAAAGTAGTTTAGTTAAACCAACGACTCCTCCAGCATcaa GTAGGATTCTTGATATTCCTTGTAAAGTTTGTGGGGATTTCTCTTCTGGGAAACATTACAACATCTTTGCTTGTGATGGTTGCGCCGGATTTTTTAAGAGATCAATTCGGAGGAATCGCCAATATGTTTGTAAAGCTCGCGATGAAGGATCTTGCGTTATTAATAAGCTACAAAGGAATCAATGTAGAGCTTGTCGATTAGCGAAGTGTCAAGCTGTTGGGATGAATAAAGAtg ctGTACAACACGAAAGGGGCCCAAGAAACTCAACGTTACGAAGACAACAAATTGCAGCGCAACTTTTTGGGGAAAATCGCGAAAGATTTGGATTAATTCCAAATAGTCCTCATTCCCCGTTGGATTTAGCTTTACCAAAACCGACTCCAATCCCGGGGATTCCCCCACCTTTAGGAGTTTTCCCACATTTTTCACCTTTCGCTTTCCCAAGg ttttttcctcCAATTCCAGCTTTTTTACCCCCAACTCTTCTCCCACCGACATCACCAAGCGAATGGGCTGCCAACATCGTTTTAGAAACGATAAAATGGTCAAAAACTTTGCGAGACTTCATAGCACTACCAAAAAGCGACCAATGCCTCCTTCTCGAAGAATCCTGGAGAGATCTTTTCTTATTAAGCGCATCTTTATGCCCATTTTCGTTCGATGTAAACTTTTTGGTCGAAGAATCCGGGTATAAAGAACGAAATCCCGATTCTTTACCACGTTTTGTTCAAAACGTTAAAGATTTCATCGATATTTTAAGAAGTATCGCGCAATTTCAATTGGACCACACCGAATATTTACACATCCGgtcgtttattttatttaaaactaattttgataaaaattcttCGTCGTCTATTTCATCGGGTGAATCTAAAAGTTTAATTCGCGTTGATTTGGTGAGTTCTTCTCAAGATCAGAGTCAATTGGATTTGAGTAAACACGTTTCGTTGGTGCATCCGTCTCAACCGACGCGATTTGGACGATTGTTGATGTTAATTCCTAGTTTGAAGAATATCTCGGTTGAAACGATAGAGGAGTTGTTTTTTAGGAACGCGAGGAATGGGCCGTTACACATCGATTCGGTGATTAGAGATATGTATAAAGATAGGAACGATAATGTGTTGAAATCGGATTATTAG
- the LOC111418259 gene encoding uncharacterized protein gives MGKYLFVCIFLLHLNSIFSQHSNPAILQDSRDLPKVDGAFGFLYRTEDGIAHAAKGEQDGSVRGRFTYTDPTGLKVNYNYNAGSRVTPKYNYNEPLTSYEQNRYNNNNNKVQTQNDVGYEDDGSYRENQPIYQETQQPIYQQPQQPVYRETPQNVYQNQQPIYQDQGDDQRSRPPHLRARNNY, from the exons aTGGGGAAATATCTGTTTGTTTGTATC tttttacttCACCTCAACTCGATCTTTTCGCAACACAGCAACCCGGCAATTCTCCAAGATAGCCGAGATTTACCAAAAGTTGATGGAGCTTTCGGATTTCTTTATCGAACCGAAGATGGTATCGCCCATGCTGCGAAAGGCGAACAAGATGGATCTGTTAGAGGGAGATTTACTTATACAGATCCAACAGGGTTGAaagttaattataattataacgCCGGATCTAGAGTTACtccaaaatataattataacgAACCTTTAACGTCTTATGAACAAAAtcgttataataataataataataaggttCAAACTCAAAATGATGTTGGTTATGAGGATGATGGAAGTTATAGGGAGAATCAACCAATTTATCAAGAAACACAACAACCGATTTATCAACAACCTCAACAACCGGTTTATCGAGAAACTCCTCAAAatgtttatcaaaatcaacAACCGATTTATCAAGATCAAGGTGATGATCAAAGGAGTCGACCTCCACATTTAAGGGcaagaaataattattaa
- the LOC111418258 gene encoding DNA translocase FtsK-like — protein MFQFLLVTSSIILAVSSQQKYGDSRDIAILKEQRYLSGDGTFGATYQQEDGVQFKEESDAAGNRVGTYSYVDPNGQRRTVSYTAGKNGFQATGDGIPQAPPTQLPVAPQPQYTPLPQYNSPDYQAPQQQYKPQQSYQQPQQNYQPQQNYQPQQTYQQPQQTYQQPQQTYQQPQQTYQPQQTYQQPQQTYQQPQQQYQPTYTTTPSPHRFLPPGKLSLNRSPDGFSYSFQKS, from the exons atgtttcaattc TTATTAGTAACGTCCTCAATAATCCTTGCGGTTTCATCGCAACAAAAATATGGTGATAGTAGAGATATagcaattttaaaagaacaaagATATTTATCTGGAGATGGAACTTTTGGTGCTACGTATCAACAAGAGGATGGGGTCcaatttaaagaagaaagtgACGCTGCTGGAAATCGAGTAGGAACTTACTCGTACGTTGATCCAAATGGACAAAGAAGAACCGTTTCTTATACGGCTGGTAAAAATGGTTTTCAAGCAACTGGGGATGGGATCCCTCAAGCGCCACCTACACAACTTCCGGTGGCACCTCAACCCCAATATACACCTCTTCCACAATATAATTCACCGGATTATCAAGCTCCACAACAACAATATAAGCCACAACAAAGTTATCAACAAcctcaacaaaattatcaacCCCAACAAAATTATCAACCTCAACAAACTTATCAACAACCTCAACAAACTTATCAACAACCACAACAAACTTATCAACAACCACAACAAACTTATCAACCTCAACAAACTTACCAACAACCCCAACAAACTTATCAACAACCTCAACAACAATATCAACCGACTTACACAACGACGCCTTCCCCACACAGATTTTTACCACCAGGAAAATTATCTTTGAATAGATCACCAGATGGTTTTAGTTacagttttcaaaaatcgtaa